In one window of Brassica rapa cultivar Chiifu-401-42 chromosome A07, CAAS_Brap_v3.01, whole genome shotgun sequence DNA:
- the LOC103830268 gene encoding vesicle-associated protein 1-1: MSNSELLNVEPLDLQFPFELRKQISCSLYLTNKTDNHVAFKVKTTNPKKYCVRPNTGVVLPRSTCEVLVTMQAQKEAPSDMQCKDKFLLQGVIASPGVTAKEVTPEMFSKEAGHLVEETKLRVTYVAPPQPPSPVHEGSEEGSSPRASVSDNGGHASEFSSQRFIAADKVEPQENTSEVRALITKLTEEKQSAIQLNNKLQRELDQLRRDSKRGQSGMPLMYVLLVGLIGLILGYIMKST; encoded by the exons ATGAGTAACAGCGAGCTTCTCAACGTGGAGCCTCTCGATCTTCAATTCCCTT TTGAATTGAGGAAGCAGATCTCATGCTCTCTTTACTTGACCAACAAGACGGACAATCATGTAGCTTTCAAG gtTAAGACAACGAATCCGAAAAAGTATTGCGTAAGGCCTAACACTGGAGTTGTTCTTCCAAGGTCCACTTGTGAAGTTCTCG TGACCATGCAAGCTCAAAAGGAAGCTCCTTCGGATATGCAATGCAAGGACAAGTTTCTACTTCAAGGTGTGATTGCTAGTCCTGGTGTCACGGCCAAGGAAGTCACTCCTGAGATG TTTAGCAAAGAGGCTGGGCATTTAGTTGAGGAGACTAAGCTGAGAGTTACGTATGTTGCACCACCACAACCACCGTCACCGGTTCACGAAGGTTCTGAAGAGGGTTCTTCTCCACGGGCTTCTGTTTCTGATAACGGAGGACACGCTTCTGAGTTTTCT TCTCAGAGATTTATAGCAGCGGACAAGGTTGAACCTCAAGAAAACACATCTGAG GTAAGGGCTCTCATCACAAAGCTAACCGAGGAAAAACAGTCTGCCATTCAACTAAACAACAAACTTCAAAGAGAACTG GACCAGTTGAGACGTGACAGTAAGAGAGGCCAAAGTGGTATGCCTTTGATGTACGTTCTTCTGGTCGGACTAATCGGTCTAATTCTGGGATACATTATGAAGAGCACATAA
- the LOC103830270 gene encoding putative F-box/kelch-repeat protein At4g02310: MMMRCDLKRNKLCKRMSTTAKEAPSWSFSSLPDDIILNVIARVPRRYHPILSCVSKKLQSLVRSSELQITRSLRGKENRFYVGFREKYPSSYHWFTFTESHHHLASIRFPSFLLKSYSTTPVMVGTDIYIVGGSRNMWILDTRSGKLRQGPKSPVFRHGAAVGLVNDKIYIFGGTCPQSCYHDIKAQAFDLNTQTWQLAPNPSMQVNSKNNSVVTPALGRKIYVMAGTDVIVYDTRDGTCDEIIRAEDFNCKTICVVDNVLYMYYHDVGLMWYESKAKEWRVVHGLKFKGYSSSIKMAEYNGKLAFLWHSVNKGEVWCSMIALYGSSNVAIRGLVEWSDRLLSDVPFSYDMKDFMVCTDYYK, translated from the coding sequence ATGATGATGAGATGTGATTTAAAGAGAAACAAGCTTTGTAAGAGGATGTCTACCACGGCCAAGGAGGCACCGTCATGGTCGTTTTCGTCACTGCCAGACGATATCATCTTAAACGTCATAGCACGTGTTCCGAGACGGTATCACCCAATTCTCTCTTGCGTGTCGAAGAAGTTACAATCTCTAGTACGTTCCTCTGAGCTTCAGATAACGCGATCTCTCCGGGGAAAAGAGAATCGCTTCTACGTCGGCTTTAGAGAAAAGTATCCTTCGTCGTATCATTGGTTCACTTTCACCGAGAGTCATCATCATTTGGCCTCGATCCGGTTCCCTTCTTTTCTGCTCAAATCTTACTCTACAACTCCTGTTATGGTAGGTACCGATATCTACATTGTGGGCGGCTCGAGAAACATGTGGATCCTGGACACTCGGTCTGGAAAGTTGCGTCAGGGTCCAAAGTCGCCTGTGTTCAGACATGGAGCAGCCGTGGGACTAGTTAACGACAAGATTTACATTTTTGGAGGAACTTGTCCACAAAGTTGCTACCATGATATCAAAGCGCAAGCGTTTGATCTAAACACCCAAACTTGGCAACTCGCGCCAAACCCTAGCATGCAAGTGAATAGTAAAAATAACTCTGTGGTAACCCCGGCACTAGGCAGAAAAATATATGTGATGGCTGGTACGGACGTCATAGTTTATGACACTAGAGATGGTACATGTGACGAAATTATAAGAGCTGAGGACTTCAACTGTAAAACTATCTGTGTGGTAGACAATGTGCTATACATGTATTACCATGATGTTGGGTTAATGTGGTATGAATCTAAGGCTAAAGAATGGAGAGTGGTTCATGGTCTGAAGTTCAAGGGCTATTCCTCTAGTATCAAAATGGCTGAATACAATGGAAAGTTGGCGTTTTTGTGGCATAGTGTGAACAAGGGAGAGGTTTGGTGTTCAATGATCGCCTTGTATGGGAGTAGTAATGTAGCCATTCGAGGGCTTGTCGAGTGGTCTGACCGTCTACTTTCCGACGTTCCTTTTAGCTACGACATGAAAGATTTCATGGTTTGTACGGATTATTATAAGTAG